A stretch of the Tannerella serpentiformis genome encodes the following:
- a CDS encoding efflux RND transporter permease subunit, with protein MKGNVFIKRPVLAMSISILIVIVGLISLFTLPVEQYPNIAPPTVMVSTAYTGADAEAVQKSVIMPLEENINGVENMIYMSSTATNSGSASISVYFKQGTDPDMAAVNVQNRVSRAQGLLPAEVTRVGVSTQKRQTSFLQINALTCTNGKYDEHFLSNYLDINIIPQIKRIEGVGDVMEMGDTYSMRIWLKPDVMAQYGLVPSDITAVLGEQNIEAPTGSLGENSDNTFQYTMKYKGRLVSEEEFGNMVIRADENGNVLRLKDVARVELGSQSYSFHGTMDGKPAVSFMVFQVSGANATETNARITALLQKLSKDLPDGLEFTNMMSSNDFLYASIYNVVETLVIAILLVILVVYFFLQDFKSTVIPSISIMVSLIGTFACLSMFGFSINILTLFALVLAIGTVVDDSIVVVEAVQSKFDIGYKSPYQATKDAMGDVTMAVITCTIVFMAVFIPVTFMGGTSGIFYTQFGITMATAVGISCINALTLCPALCAMIMRPADGTKSAKSFNGRVKAAYNASFNAVMGKYKKGVMFFIHHRWMTWAALACAVGLLVYFMKTTKTGLVPQEDQGVVMVNVSVSPGSSLATTMKTLEKAEAIVKTAPEVEHYTRVAGYGLMSGQGVSYGMFIVRLKDWSERKGRAHSSDAVLGKLMAQLQTIKEAQIFAFQPGMIPGYGVGNAVSLNLQDKTGGDMTKFYQTTMQYLGALNQRPEIAMAYTSYAMNFPQYSIDVDAAKCKRAGISPSSVLSVLSAYCGGAYVSNFNQYGKVYRVMMQADPKYRLNQQSLNGLYVRNGTEMAPIGQFVTLKQVMGPEVATRFNLYSAITANVSVADGYSTGEAMRAIEEVAEQALPQGYGYEYSGISREESESGGASTLLIYGICVVLIYLILSCLYESFLIPFAVILSVPCGLMGSFLFAQLFGLENNIYLQTGVIMLIGLLAKTAILITEYAIERRRQGMGIIESAYSAAQVRLRPILMTVLTMIFGMLPLMFSSGAGANGNSSLGTGVVGGMIVGTLALLFLVPVLYIAFEFMQEKVRPAMHKEADAQVQLERERSLNERNASHTDNTAE; from the coding sequence ATGAAGGGAAACGTATTTATCAAGCGGCCGGTGCTGGCCATGTCGATCTCCATTCTGATCGTCATCGTAGGACTTATCTCGCTCTTTACGCTGCCCGTGGAGCAGTATCCGAACATCGCCCCGCCCACCGTGATGGTCTCCACGGCCTACACCGGCGCAGACGCCGAGGCGGTGCAGAAGAGCGTCATCATGCCGCTCGAAGAGAATATCAATGGCGTGGAAAACATGATCTACATGTCGTCCACGGCTACAAACAGCGGATCGGCCTCGATCTCGGTGTATTTCAAGCAGGGGACAGACCCAGACATGGCCGCGGTGAACGTGCAGAACCGTGTGTCGCGTGCCCAAGGGTTGCTCCCGGCCGAGGTGACACGCGTCGGCGTGAGTACGCAGAAACGACAGACGAGCTTCCTACAGATCAACGCCCTGACGTGTACGAACGGGAAGTATGACGAGCATTTCCTCTCGAATTACCTTGACATCAACATCATCCCACAGATCAAGCGTATCGAGGGTGTGGGCGACGTGATGGAGATGGGCGATACGTACAGCATGCGTATCTGGCTCAAGCCGGATGTGATGGCGCAGTACGGGCTCGTGCCGTCGGACATCACGGCCGTGCTCGGCGAGCAAAACATCGAAGCGCCTACGGGCTCGCTCGGTGAAAACTCGGACAACACGTTCCAATACACGATGAAGTATAAGGGTCGCCTTGTCAGCGAAGAGGAGTTTGGCAACATGGTGATCCGTGCCGACGAGAACGGCAATGTGCTCCGCCTGAAAGACGTGGCGCGGGTGGAGCTCGGTTCGCAGTCGTACAGCTTCCACGGCACGATGGACGGCAAGCCGGCCGTTTCGTTCATGGTCTTTCAGGTGTCCGGCGCCAACGCTACGGAGACGAATGCGCGCATCACGGCCCTGCTGCAAAAGCTGAGTAAAGACCTGCCCGACGGCCTCGAGTTCACGAACATGATGAGCTCAAACGACTTCCTCTACGCCTCGATCTATAATGTGGTGGAGACGCTCGTCATCGCCATCCTGCTCGTCATTCTGGTGGTTTACTTCTTCCTGCAAGACTTCAAGAGCACCGTCATCCCCTCGATCTCGATCATGGTGTCGCTGATCGGCACCTTCGCCTGCCTCTCCATGTTCGGCTTCAGTATCAACATCCTGACGCTGTTCGCCCTTGTGCTGGCCATCGGTACGGTGGTGGACGACTCGATCGTCGTCGTCGAGGCCGTGCAGTCGAAGTTCGACATCGGCTACAAGTCGCCTTACCAAGCCACGAAGGATGCAATGGGCGACGTGACGATGGCCGTCATCACGTGTACGATCGTCTTCATGGCCGTGTTCATCCCCGTGACCTTCATGGGCGGTACGTCGGGCATCTTCTACACCCAGTTCGGTATTACGATGGCTACGGCCGTCGGCATCTCGTGCATCAACGCACTCACGCTCTGCCCCGCCCTCTGCGCCATGATCATGCGCCCGGCCGACGGCACGAAGAGCGCCAAGAGTTTCAACGGTCGGGTGAAGGCGGCTTACAACGCGTCGTTCAACGCCGTGATGGGGAAGTATAAGAAGGGCGTGATGTTCTTCATCCATCACCGCTGGATGACGTGGGCCGCACTGGCCTGCGCTGTGGGGTTGCTGGTTTACTTTATGAAGACGACGAAGACCGGCCTCGTGCCGCAAGAAGACCAGGGCGTAGTGATGGTCAACGTCAGCGTATCGCCCGGTAGCTCATTGGCCACCACGATGAAGACGCTCGAAAAGGCTGAAGCCATCGTCAAGACGGCACCCGAGGTAGAGCATTATACGCGTGTGGCGGGCTACGGACTGATGTCTGGGCAAGGCGTATCATACGGCATGTTCATCGTCCGCCTCAAGGACTGGAGCGAACGCAAAGGCCGCGCGCACAGCTCGGACGCCGTGTTGGGCAAGCTGATGGCGCAACTACAAACCATCAAGGAGGCGCAGATCTTCGCCTTTCAACCGGGTATGATCCCCGGTTACGGCGTGGGCAACGCCGTCAGCCTGAACCTCCAGGACAAGACGGGCGGCGACATGACGAAGTTCTACCAGACCACCATGCAATACCTCGGCGCCCTCAACCAACGCCCCGAGATCGCGATGGCTTACACCTCGTACGCCATGAACTTCCCGCAGTACAGCATCGATGTGGACGCCGCCAAATGCAAACGCGCCGGCATCTCGCCCTCCTCCGTGCTCAGCGTCCTTAGCGCCTACTGCGGCGGCGCGTACGTCTCCAACTTCAACCAGTACGGCAAGGTCTACCGCGTCATGATGCAGGCCGACCCCAAGTATCGCCTGAACCAGCAATCGCTCAACGGTCTCTACGTCCGCAACGGCACGGAGATGGCGCCGATTGGCCAATTCGTCACCCTCAAACAGGTGATGGGCCCCGAGGTGGCTACGCGCTTCAATCTCTACTCCGCCATCACGGCCAACGTCAGCGTAGCCGACGGTTACTCTACCGGCGAGGCCATGCGGGCCATCGAAGAGGTGGCCGAGCAGGCCCTGCCGCAGGGTTACGGCTACGAATACAGCGGCATCTCGCGCGAGGAATCGGAGAGCGGCGGCGCTTCCACGCTCCTCATCTACGGCATCTGCGTGGTGCTCATTTATCTCATCCTCTCCTGCCTCTACGAGAGCTTCCTCATCCCCTTTGCCGTCATCCTCTCCGTGCCGTGCGGACTGATGGGCAGCTTCCTCTTTGCGCAGCTCTTCGGGCTGGAGAACAACATCTACCTCCAGACGGGTGTCATCATGCTCATCGGGCTGCTGGCCAAGACGGCCATTCTGATCACCGAGTACGCCATCGAGCGGCGTCGCCAAGGCATGGGTATCATCGAGTCCGCCTATTCGGCCGCGCAGGTGCGCCTCCGCCCGATCTTGATGACGGTACTGACGATGATCTTCGGTATGCTCCCGCTCATGTTCTCGTCTGGCGCTGGCGCCAACGGCAACAGTTCGCTCGGAACGGGCGTGGTGGGCGGTATGATCGTCGGCACATTGGCCTTGCTCTTCCTCGTGCCGGTGCTCTACATCGCTTTCGAGTTTATGCAAGAGAAGGTGCGCCCGGCTATGCACAAAGAGGCGGACGCGCAGGTGCAGTTGGAGCGCGAGCGGAGCCTGAATGAGCGCAACGCATCACACACGGATAACACAGCAGAATGA